GGCCCCGCACTCGGCGATGACCTGCTCGGCGCGCGCTCGTCCGAGGGACGGATCGAGCGGCACATAGGCACATCCCGCTTTGAGCGCGGCGAGCATGGCGACGACGAGGTCGGCGGAGCGGGGCAGCCACAGGGCCACCTCACCGCCGGCGGGCTGCTGCTCCCGCAGAGCCGCGGCCAACCGATCTGTCCGGTCGTTGAGTTGACGATACGTCAGTTGCGTGTCGCCACTGATCACGGCGGTGCGGTCGGGTAGCTCGGCGGCCTGTCGGGTGACGAGGTCGTGGACGGTGGTGTCCGTGAGCGGGCGGGTCGGGCCGCGCTGCCAGGACGGCGGTACGGGTTCCCCGTCGGCGGCGGTGGCCGGGGCGAGCCGGGACAGCGGTGCCTCGGGTGCGTCGACGGCCGCCGCGAGCAGGTCCCTGAAGGTGGCGTAGAACCGGTCGACGGTGTCCTCGTCGAACAGGTCGGTGTTGTACTCCAGGTGGCAGCGGATGCCGTGCGGCTGGTCGGTGAAGTAGACGGTGAGATCCGTCAGGGACTTGTCGGGCCCCGCGTCCAGCGGTGTGGCCTCGACGCCGGGCAATGCGAAGCGGAACGGTTCGGCGCGCTGGAACTCGGCGAACGCCTGGAACACCGGTGTCCGGTCGGCCGCCCGGGGCGGCGCGAGGCCGCGCACCACCCTTTCGAAGGGCACACGCGCGTGGTCGTACGCGTCGAGGGCGACCGTGCGCACCCGGTCCAGCAGCGTCCCGAACGCGGGATCGCCGGACAGGTCGAGGCGCAGCGCGAGCGTGTTCACGAAGAACCCGAGCAGGTGCTCGGCCCGCTCGGGCCGGTCCGAGATCGGGGTGCCGACGACGATGTCCGTCTGCCCGGTGACCCGGTGCAGCATCGCCCCGTATCCGGCGAGCAGGGTCATGAAGAGGGTGCTGCGGCGCGCACGGCTCAACTCGCGCAGGCGTCGGGAGAGTTCCGGGTCGAGGGTGTGGAAGACGGCCCGGCCGTTGGAGGTCATGGTCGACGGACGGGGCCGGTCGGTGGGGAGGGCGAGGACGGGCAGGTCGCCGCCGAGGGTGCGGCGCCAGTGGGCGAGGTCCTCGTCGGCCTCGGGGCTGTGGGCGGCCGCCGCCTGTTGCCTGGCGTGGTCGGCGTAGCTCCAGGTGAGCGCGGGCAGGTCGGGGGCGGCTCCGTCGCGTTCGCTGCGGTAGAGCGCGGAGAGGTCGCGGGCGAGGACGGTGGCGGAGGCCGCGTCGACCACGATGTGGTGGAGGGACAGCACGAGGACGTGCTCCGCCTCGCCCAGATTGACCAGTCGGGTGACGAACAGGGGGCCGTTCGCCAGGTCGTAGCGGCGCGCGCTCTCGGCCGACAGGACGTCCTGGAGCGTGCGTCGAGGGCTGTCGGTGCCGTCCACGCACTCGAAGTCGGGCTCCGCGAACGCCCTCACGATCTGGCGTGGCCCGTCCCCGGTCTCCCGGAAGACGGTACGCAGCCCCTCATGACGGGCGACGAGGCCGCGCAGGGCCGCGTGCAGAACGGGTACGTCGAGAGGGCCGTCCAGGCGGATCGCCTTGACCTCGTTGTAGGCGGTGCGTCCGGGAAGGAGGCGCTCCAGGAACCAGATCCGTTCCTGGCCGGGCGACAAGGGCGCGTCCGTGGGGGCGGGTTCGGCGGGTGGCGGTCCGGCGGCGAGCCCCCGGCGGGAGCGGCGGCGCAGCGCGTCCAGCCGTGGCAGCCCCGCGCGCAGCTCGTCCGCCGCGACACCGAAGTCGACGAGCGCCACGATCTCGTCGGCGCCGGCCCCGGTCACCGCGTCCACCACCGGGCGCACGCTGTCCACGGTGCCGATCAGGGCACGCTGGTCGCAGTAGCGGCCGTAGGCACGCCGGAACACCGTCTCCAGATCGTCCTCGCTCAGGGCGGACAGGTCGATGCTGTGCCCGAGGCTGTTGGTGACGCCGCTGAACAGGGACAGGGACGCGCGCAGGTAGCGGGACAGCGGTTCGTACGCCTCGGTCCGCGCCGTGTCGTGGTCCTCGGCGAGATAGGTGTGCAGCAGGACGGCCACCCGCCCTGCGTCCGGGTCCAGGCCGTGGCGGGCCCGGGTGCGCCGGTAGCGGGCGATGTTCTCCTGGAGCTGTTCGACGGTCTGGGTCATCAGGTTGGTGACGACGCCCAGGTCGTGGCGGGCGGCGAGTTCGTACGAGGCGGGGTTGCCGACCACGGCGGTGTAGAGCGGCGGAGCGTCCTGCACCGGTCGGGGGAAGAGGCGTAGCTCTGCCTCGCCGTCACCGGTCGTGCGGCGCACGGCGTCCCCGCGCCAGAACTTCCGTACCTCCTCCAGCTGTTCGTACATCAGCTCCTTGTGGCGGCCGAAACGGTCGGGGAAGAAGGCGAAGTCCTTGGCGCTCCAGCCACTGGCGACACCGATGCCGACGCGCCCGCCGGAGAGGTTGTCGACCATCGACCACTCCTCGGCGACCCGGATCGGGTCGTGCAGCGGCAGGACCACGGAGCCTGCGTTGAGCCGGATGCGCTCGGTCTCGCGGGACAGCGCGGCGGCGAGCACCGCCGGGTTGGGGAAGAGGCCGCCGAAGGAGTGGAAGTGGCGCTCGGGCATCCACAGCGCATGGAAGCCGTGCCGGTCGGCGAACCGGGCGATGTCCATGAGGAGTTCGTACTGGCCGTGGCGCGGTGAGGACGCGTCCTGGGGGTAGTCGCCGAAGAAGTAGACGCTGAAGTCGGTGGTGCGCGCGGCGGGTTCGCTCGCGGGTCGCGTCCGGGATTCGGTGACGGCGGCGGCGTTCCAGGCCATGGCGGCCACCGGGGCAGGCGCCGAGTCCGGTTCAGCCGAGGCCGGTTCAGCCGGCGCCGGTCTCGGTGGCGCGGTCTTCGGCGCCACGGGCCGCCCGCCCGGGAAGAAGCCCGCCGTCCGCAGCTCGCGCAGCGAGTCCCGTACGGCGTCCGCCACGAACTCGAGGTCGCCGTCCGAGTGGGCGGTGGACAGGAAGAAGTTGCGCCACTCCCAGACGTGCACGCCGCGCAGCATCAGGTGGTGGTAGAGGAGCTCCATGTCGGCGCGGTGCTCGAAGCGGAACTGGGAGCCGAAGTGGCTCATCCGCAGCGGGTACTCCTCGGTCTCGAAGAAGCCGTTGAGCGTCGCGGCCAGTTCGGCGGTCCGCGCGTTGAGGCGTTCCTGCAGGTGCGGGCTGTGCTCCTTGAGGTGGGACAGTACGGCGCGCGCGGCGACCATCGACACGGGGTGCTGGATGTACGTACCGCCGAAGAAGGTGGTGTCGGCGGGCGGGTAGCTGTCGTCGCCGTACGACCAGTAGCCGCCGTCGACGCCGTCCATGAGGTCGGCGCGGCCCGCGATGGCGCCGATGGGGAAGCCGCCGCCGAGGAGCTTGCCGTAGGTGGCGAGGTCCGGTGTGACGCCGTACAGCTCCTGCGCGCCGCGCGGGGCGGGGCGGAAGCCGGTCAGCATCTCGTCGAAGAGCAGCACGATGCCGTGGCGGCGGGTGAGCTCGCGCAGCCTGCGCACGAACTCGACCGGTTGGAGGGAGGGGTGTCGGCTCTGCACCGGTTCCACGACGACCGCGGCGATGTCGTCGGCGTGCCGGGCGATCGTCTCCAGTGCGGTGTCGCTGCCGTAGTCGAGGACCAGCAGATCGGAGACGGCGGCCTGCGGGACGCCTCGGGAGACGGGCACGGTGAGCTGGTCGGCGCCGCTGCCCGAGGGGCGGCCGAGGACGTTGTCGGCGTGGCCGTGGTACGCGCCCAGGAAGGTGACGATCTTGTCGCGGCCCGTGGCGGCGCGGGCGAGGCGGATGGCCGCGGAGTTCGCCTCCGTACCGGAGTTCGCGAACGCCACCCGCTCCAGACCGGTCAGTTCGGCCAGCAGCTCGGCCGCCTCGCCGGTCTCCATGGTGCGCGGGCCGAGCTGGATGCCGCGGGACAGGTGCTCGCGGACGGCCTCGGTGACGAAGTCCGGTTCGTGGCCGAAGAGGAGGACGCCGAAGCCCATCGTGATGTCGACGTACTCGTTGCCGTCGACGTCCTGGAGCCGCGCCCCGCTCGCCCGGCGGCCCGCGATGGGGTACAGCATCTCCTTGGTGCCGCTGCGGAAGCCGACGACGGCACGGCTGTCGGCGAGGACGCGGCGGTAGCGCTGGGCGATTTGCCTGGAGGTCGCGGTCCTGGCGGTGTAGCGGCGTACGAGGTCGTCCAGGTGCTCCTGCTGGGAGCGCGGGGAGGCGTCCCGCACCATGCCGGAGGTCCTCGCGACCGTCACCCGCGGGCCGTGGACGCGCGGCGGCTCCGGGACCGGGGCGGTGGCTGCGCCCATCTGCTCGGCGATGCGCCGCGAGAGTTCGGTCATCGCCGCCAGGTCCCGGTCGAGTGCGGCGGATATGCCGTTCAGCCCGGTCACTTGGCCGCCTTGCCGTTGAGCCGCTCCGTCACCGAGGCCGTCTGGAGGGCGAGCAACTGGGAGAGCTGGGACATCATCTGCAGCTGTATCTGTGACATCTGCTGGATCTTGTGGGCGAGGTCCTCCAGCTCCTCGCGGGTCGCGTACTCGGATGCGGAAGGGGATGCGGTGGCGGCAGGGGTGGGCTCGGGAGTGGGCGCTGGTGCGGGTGTTGGTGCGGGTGCGGGTGTGGGTGTTGGTGTGGGTGCGGGTTCGGGTGCGGTGATCCTGGGCGTGACGGGCGCCGCCGACTCGGCCCGCTCCACCGTGGATTCAGCCGGCGCCGTCCCCGTCGCGTCCGGCATGCGGGCGACGATGAACTCCGCGAGCCGCCGTGGCGTCCCCGTCTCCTCGAACAGCTGCCGCATCGTCACCTTGACCTGGTGTTCCTGCTCCAGCTCCCGCAGCACGCTGATCATCTGCAGCGAGTCGGCGCCGAGGTCGAAGAAGGACGCGTCCGCGACGATCGCCGACGGATCCTCGCCGAGGTGCCGGGCGGTCGCCTCGACGATGCTGTGGAGTACCCGCGCGACCGCTGCCTCTTGCTGAACCACTTCCGCTTCCTCTCTCGCTGATCTTCCCGTGCTCAGGGCGGTCGACTCCGGCCCTGTCCAGTAGTCCTTGTGCTGGAACCGGTATCCGGGCAGCGGGATGCGCCGGCCCCCGGTGCCGTCCAGCAGCACCCGCCAGCCGACCTCCGCTCCGGCGCAGTGCAGCCCCGCCGCCGCACCCCAGAGGGAGCCGAGCCCGGTGCCGCGCCGCAGCGACGGCAGCGACCGCACCTCGGGCAGCGCCCGGCGGGCCAGGCCGCTGAGGGTGGTGTGCGGACCGATCTCGAGGAGTACGTCGGGCCGTTGTGCGCCGATGCCGCGCAACGCCTCGTCGAAGCGGACGGGTGCGCGGGTGTGCCGTACGAAGTGGTCGGCGTCCGGGGTCCAGCCGGGCGGGCGGGTCACCCCGTCCAGGGCGCTGACGAAGGGGAGGCGCACCGGCCGGAAGTCCACGTCGTCGAGGATCTTGCGGAACTCCTCCAGCATCGGTTCCATCAGGGCGGTGTGGAAGGCGCGGGTCACCGTCAGCCGCTGCCCCGGTGTGCCGCGCTCGTCCAACAGGGCGCACGCCCGGTCCACGGCCTCGACCGGCCCGGCGAGCACCTGTGCGCGCTCCCCGTTGGTCACGGCGACCTCCAGGCCGGGCACCTCGGCTGCCAGGGCGAGGGCGCTCTCCCGGTCGAGTGCGGCCGCCACCATCGCACCGGGGACGCAACGCCGCCGCATCAGCCGGCCGCGCTCGATGGTGAGGCGCAGTCCGTCGTCGAGCGACAGGGCTCCGGCCGCATGCAGCGCCGCGTACTCTCCGACGCTGTGTCCGGTCACGGCGTACGGTTCGATGCCGAGGTCACGCCAGAGCCGGACGAGGGCGCACTGCAGGGCGAACAGGGCGGGCTGCGCGGTGTCCGTGTTGTCGAACGGCCCCGCGAGCAGCGAGTCGCCGGTGAGGTCGCGGAAGTGGTGCTCGCAGGCGTCGAGCACTTCGCGTACGGCGGGGAAGCGCTCGTGGAGGTGGTCGGCCATCCCCGGGTACTGGCTGCCCTGCCCGGTGAACTGGAACGCGACGCGCGCGGGGCCCTCCTGCGGGGTCGTGCCCGTGGTGACCGTCGCTCCTGCGGTCCCGGCGAGCCAGGCGTCGAGGGTGTCGGCGAGGGCGGCCGGGGTGGAGCCGCGGGCCGCGAGCCGGTGGCGGCCGTGGGCGCGGCCGAGGGCGGCGGTGGTGACGAGGTCCGCCACGTGGGGCGCGGGTGGCTGCCGTAACCGGTCGCGCAGGGCTCGGGCGTTGTCCGCCAGGGCGGCCTCGCTGCTCGCGGATACCAGGAGCACGTCCGCGGGGGCGGCGGCGCCGGTGCGGGGCGCGGGGTCGGGGGCCTGTTCCAGGATCAGGTGGACGTTGGTGCCGCCCACGCCGAGTGAGGTGAGGCCCGCGCGGCGGGGCACGTCGCTCTCGGGCCAGGGCCGGGCGGCCGTCGGTATGTAGAAGGGGCTGTGGTCGAGGTCGAGGCGGGGGTTGGGCTCGCTGAAGTTCGCCATCGGCGGGATGACGCCGTGCCGCAGGACCAGCAGGGTCTTGACGAGGCCGGCCAGTCCGGAGGCCGCGTCGAGATGGCCGATATTGGCCTTGGTCGAGCCGAGGGCGCAGTAGCCGGTGCGGTCGGTGTCCTCGCGGTAGGCGCGGGCGGCGCCGTCGAACTCGATCGGGTCGCCCTTGAGCGTGCCGGTGCCGTGGGTCTCCAGGTAGCCGATGGTGTCCGCGCCGACACCGGCGCGCCGCAGGGCCTGCCGGATGGCCGCGCGCTGGCCGTGTGCGCTGGGGGCGGTGAAGGCGGACTTGTCCGCGCCGTCGTTGTTGACGCCCCAGCCGCGGATGACGCCGTGGATGGTGTCGCCGTCGGCGACGGCCCGGGCCAGCCGCTTCAGTACGACGGCCAGGACGCCCGTGCCGCCCACGGTTCCGTCGGCGCCGGCGTCGAAGGCCCGCAGGCGGCCGGACCTGGAGAGGATCGAGCCCTTGACGTAGCGGTAGCCCAGGGCCCTCGGCACATGGACGGCGGTGGCGCCGACGAGGGCGAGGTCGCAGTCGCCCATGAGCAGCGACTGCGCGGCCGACTGCACGGCGACCAGGGAACTGGAGCAGCCCGTCTGGATGTTGACGGCGGGACCGGTGAGGCCGAGCCGGTGGGCGACGCGGGTGGCCGTGAAGTCGGCGTAGTTGCCGACCGTGATCTGCATGCCCGCGGCCCAGTCGGTGGCGGGCCGGGTGGGCAGGACGTTGTTGAGGAGGTAGTTCTGCAGGGCGTACAGGTGGTAACCCGTGCTGGCGTACACGCCGACGCGGGTGCCGTCGCGTTCGTCCGGATAGCCGGCGTTCTCCAATGCGTGCTGGGCGCACTCCAGGAACAGGCGTTGCTGGGGGTCCGTGAGCCGGGCCTCGCGGGGGCTCATCGCGAAGTGCTGGGCGTCGAAGCCGGCGATGTCGTCGAGCACTCCGGAGGCGCCGACGAAATCCGCCGCCCGGTACTCCTCGGCGGGGACGCCGGCGGCGGCCAGTTCCTCCTGGGTGAATCGGGTGATGCGGTCCGTGCCGTCACGGACGATGCGCCAGAGTTCCTCGGGGGTGTCGGCGCCGGGCAGCCGGAAGGCCATGCCGATGACGGCCATCCGCGGGTCGAACTCGCTCGTGGCCATCAGCCGTGTCCCTCCGTCGCCGTCGTCCTGTCCCGGCCAACCGTTTCCTCAGCGCCGGGGTCGCGGGTGCGGCCGCGGCTCAGGAGCAGCAGGAGCAGGGCCGCGCAGAGCCCGATCGCGAGGCCGTGGAAGGAGGCCACCACCTGCAGCGGGGAGAACCTCTCCAGCAGGGCGCCGCTGACGAGCATGCCCAGGCCGAAGCCGGTGTTCTCGGCCGAGGCGGAGAGCCCGAAGAGGCGGCCGCGCTGCTCGTCGGGGGCGGTCTGCAGCCGCGACACGTAGACGATCTCGGTGAATCCGTCGGCGGCTCCGGCGACGAGCGCGGCGATCACGGCGGGCACGGTGGGCAGTCCGCTGAAGACCACGATGAACCCGGCCGACATCACACAGGCGCCGAGCGCGAACGCCCGCTCCCCCGGTGTGCGCCCGGTCTTCTTGGTGACCCGGCCGATCACCTGCTGGGCGACGATGTTGCCGAGGGCCCAAGTGGCCCAGAACTGGCTGATGAACGTGGCCGGATGGTCGGGGTCCAAGCCGCTGGAGTAGATCGGCAGGGCGACGTTGTGGGACGAGGAGCCCAGCCCGTCGACCGCCCGCACGGCGATCATCGCCATCAGCAGCGGGGCCGTGCCCAGCAGCATCCGGGCCGTCCAGCGGGCGGCGCCGACGGACTCCGCGGAGCCGCCGCCGACGGCATCCTCGGCCGCCCTCGTGCGTACGGGCAGCAGGAACAGCACCGTCGCGGAGACCAGGAAGGTCGCGGCGTCCAGCGCGAACGCCGCGGAGTAGCCGAGCTCGGCCACCACCACACCCGACGACGCGAACCCGGCGATCATGGCGAGCGAACGCCCGGTCACCAGCAGCCCGTTGGCGCGTACGCGGTGCTCCGCCCCGACGATCTCCGGGATGCTGCTGCGCAGGGCGACCTGGGACAGCGTCGAGCAGCCGCCGGTGACCACGGCCAGGACGTACAGCAGCCCGGGGCGCGTGCCCTCGGGCGCGAGCAGCAGGCTCAGCAGCGCCACGGCCTGGCACAGGTCGGCGCCGACCATCAGGCGCTTGCGGTCGTGGGCCGAGACCAGACGCCCGCTCACCCAGCCCGACACGACGCTCGTCGCCAGGCGTACGGCCATGAAGAGGCCGGCCGCCAGCGCGCTGCCCGTGGCGTCGTAGACGAAGACGTTGAGCGCCACCATGTTCAGGTAGCTGCCGTACGCCGAGATGCCGTTGCCCACGACGAGCAGGCGGAAATGCCTCATGCGCCTTCCTCTGGTCTGCATGAAGGGTGTGAGTGAGGTGAGGCCCGGGAGGCCCGGCCCGCCTGTTCAGTGACGGCGCGCGGTCCGGGCTGACGGCAGGTCGCGGTGCGGTCGCCCGTCGCGGCCGTCGCGGTCGCCGCGCGGGAAGCGATGCCGCGGTGTCCGAGGCCCGGTCAACGGCCCCGACCGCTGTCGGTGCGTCGGTGCGCACCGCTGTCGCACGGCCTGTTCCTGCCCCCATTGCCGGCCCAGCACAAAAACCATTCCCCCTAGAGGCCGCCGGACAGCGGCCATCGGTCCGCCACCCAAGCAGACCCGGACACGGGCGTTCAAGGCTCCGAGCAGGTCCAGACTCTTTCCGGTCCGGATTTGGCGATTTCGGACCGCCCCTCATGACCCGCGTGGCGGAGGCCACGGGCGGCGATCGACCGCGCGACCTTGCTGCAGTGTCCATTCCGAGGAGCGAAGGGTGACGGCCGGCCGGCTGCTGCGCCGCCAGGTCACCGGGCGACGAGCCAGCGGCAGCGCACGTCGGTGGCTCGCCGTGTCCGGAACAGGGATCGTGCACGTGAACGACCAGCCGGTGGGGACGAGCCGCAGGCTCCCACCGTCACCGCCGTTGCGCGGTTACGTCCAGCACCGCCAAGTGCCGGGAGCCGAGAAGGTGTTACGCCACTTCGGCGGTCGCGAGACGCCCGTCTACGACGGGGTCGGCGCCCTGTACTACGACTCCCGCAGGACGCGCTGACCCACTTCCCTTCCTGCCTGCCCGGTCACGTGAGACGGACCAACAGCACACCGGGCGTGCGCGGCAGCGACACCCGCAGTCCGTCCCCGTCCCAGGCCACGGAGCCGGTCGGCGCGGAGGAGGGGTGCAGGACCTCCGCGCCGACCTCCCGGCCCGCCAAGTGCCGTACAGGAAGGTGCAGTTCGGTCGCGCCGCCGCGCCGCCAGACCGTGATGTACGACGTGCGGTCGTCGGGCGTCCGCATCCCCAGGGCCAGCCACTCGTCCGTCCACCCGGGCAGACCCAGCGGCCAGAACGGCAGGGCCCCTGCGAGGTCCGGGCGGATCGACTTGTACGTGCTCACCGCCTCCCGCACGAGGGTGAGCTGGCGCTGCGACATCCGGTCCAGATGGCCCGACAG
Above is a window of Streptomyces sp. DT2A-34 DNA encoding:
- a CDS encoding MupA/Atu3671 family FMN-dependent luciferase-like monooxygenase; translated protein: MTGLNGISAALDRDLAAMTELSRRIAEQMGAATAPVPEPPRVHGPRVTVARTSGMVRDASPRSQQEHLDDLVRRYTARTATSRQIAQRYRRVLADSRAVVGFRSGTKEMLYPIAGRRASGARLQDVDGNEYVDITMGFGVLLFGHEPDFVTEAVREHLSRGIQLGPRTMETGEAAELLAELTGLERVAFANSGTEANSAAIRLARAATGRDKIVTFLGAYHGHADNVLGRPSGSGADQLTVPVSRGVPQAAVSDLLVLDYGSDTALETIARHADDIAAVVVEPVQSRHPSLQPVEFVRRLRELTRRHGIVLLFDEMLTGFRPAPRGAQELYGVTPDLATYGKLLGGGFPIGAIAGRADLMDGVDGGYWSYGDDSYPPADTTFFGGTYIQHPVSMVAARAVLSHLKEHSPHLQERLNARTAELAATLNGFFETEEYPLRMSHFGSQFRFEHRADMELLYHHLMLRGVHVWEWRNFFLSTAHSDGDLEFVADAVRDSLRELRTAGFFPGGRPVAPKTAPPRPAPAEPASAEPDSAPAPVAAMAWNAAAVTESRTRPASEPAARTTDFSVYFFGDYPQDASSPRHGQYELLMDIARFADRHGFHALWMPERHFHSFGGLFPNPAVLAAALSRETERIRLNAGSVVLPLHDPIRVAEEWSMVDNLSGGRVGIGVASGWSAKDFAFFPDRFGRHKELMYEQLEEVRKFWRGDAVRRTTGDGEAELRLFPRPVQDAPPLYTAVVGNPASYELAARHDLGVVTNLMTQTVEQLQENIARYRRTRARHGLDPDAGRVAVLLHTYLAEDHDTARTEAYEPLSRYLRASLSLFSGVTNSLGHSIDLSALSEDDLETVFRRAYGRYCDQRALIGTVDSVRPVVDAVTGAGADEIVALVDFGVAADELRAGLPRLDALRRRSRRGLAAGPPPAEPAPTDAPLSPGQERIWFLERLLPGRTAYNEVKAIRLDGPLDVPVLHAALRGLVARHEGLRTVFRETGDGPRQIVRAFAEPDFECVDGTDSPRRTLQDVLSAESARRYDLANGPLFVTRLVNLGEAEHVLVLSLHHIVVDAASATVLARDLSALYRSERDGAAPDLPALTWSYADHARQQAAAAHSPEADEDLAHWRRTLGGDLPVLALPTDRPRPSTMTSNGRAVFHTLDPELSRRLRELSRARRSTLFMTLLAGYGAMLHRVTGQTDIVVGTPISDRPERAEHLLGFFVNTLALRLDLSGDPAFGTLLDRVRTVALDAYDHARVPFERVVRGLAPPRAADRTPVFQAFAEFQRAEPFRFALPGVEATPLDAGPDKSLTDLTVYFTDQPHGIRCHLEYNTDLFDEDTVDRFYATFRDLLAAAVDAPEAPLSRLAPATAADGEPVPPSWQRGPTRPLTDTTVHDLVTRQAAELPDRTAVISGDTQLTYRQLNDRTDRLAAALREQQPAGGEVALWLPRSADLVVAMLAALKAGCAYVPLDPSLGRARAEQVIAECGARIVVSTHDDAAALKLPTGVTVVRPDATAHPSPRATSATDHQSPCCVLYTSGSTGTPKGVVVTHRGVVDLCEWHHRRFAFTSADRSAVVCSQSFDASLLEIWPALTAGASVTIADEELRRDPLALSRWYGEQGATFSILPTALGEQLLRLPAGDQPPLRHLLLGGDALRTRPRPEARYETVNVYGPTEVTVLCTTQTVAAQSPDPARPIPIGRPVDNVRLSVLDPSGSPVPVGTVGELYVGGPGVTRGYLHRPELTAERFLPDPDGGPDARRYRTGDLVRWGADGTLEFCGRADDQVKIRGFRVEPEEVSRVLNALDGVREAAVSARRNDRGEAYLAAYAVPADPIGAAADDRQAYADLLAEELAARLPEYLVPRAWRVLPALPVTGNGKLDRSALPAPDLVTSAPADRRPSTVAGQTAEGNRDDVERRVRRLWAAEFGVDADGIAGDASFFELGGHSITAMRLVNQVREEFGTEYPMLRFYQEPTLRAMTAQLAAAAGEMTDRTSVPSEADDGPGTVERRAPATAQQARFATVHADHDLPQVFNVALRITLSGDLDVASLHTALTRLVERHEGLRTRLARSGDGWEQQVLRPRPVRLPVEDLTALPAQERQAALERAGAESAETPLDPTAGTPVAVRLLRTGESTWVLLLVLHHSACDGWSVSLLLKELAALYGSAVTGDPHTLPPVRCQPVTYARWQREQADGAADERKLKFWLRELDGVPFTVGLPLDRPRPKRASGRGGAAMFTVPAEVRAAVERLARQRGTTPFVVTAAALGRMLAQKSAQADVVFNISYANRERREFEYLLACTITGFALRVRDGAAGSFAALTDRVARTAVECMDHALPVRRIAPALRERTGVDVPDRLDVGFAYQSTLDAEIELPGLTTAVEDLAPAASRTELSFGLVPAGDELKGFVEYSADLWDRTTIEGWTRDYVALLREEVDRALGR
- a CDS encoding type I polyketide synthase → MATSEFDPRMAVIGMAFRLPGADTPEELWRIVRDGTDRITRFTQEELAAAGVPAEEYRAADFVGASGVLDDIAGFDAQHFAMSPREARLTDPQQRLFLECAQHALENAGYPDERDGTRVGVYASTGYHLYALQNYLLNNVLPTRPATDWAAGMQITVGNYADFTATRVAHRLGLTGPAVNIQTGCSSSLVAVQSAAQSLLMGDCDLALVGATAVHVPRALGYRYVKGSILSRSGRLRAFDAGADGTVGGTGVLAVVLKRLARAVADGDTIHGVIRGWGVNNDGADKSAFTAPSAHGQRAAIRQALRRAGVGADTIGYLETHGTGTLKGDPIEFDGAARAYREDTDRTGYCALGSTKANIGHLDAASGLAGLVKTLLVLRHGVIPPMANFSEPNPRLDLDHSPFYIPTAARPWPESDVPRRAGLTSLGVGGTNVHLILEQAPDPAPRTGAAAPADVLLVSASSEAALADNARALRDRLRQPPAPHVADLVTTAALGRAHGRHRLAARGSTPAALADTLDAWLAGTAGATVTTGTTPQEGPARVAFQFTGQGSQYPGMADHLHERFPAVREVLDACEHHFRDLTGDSLLAGPFDNTDTAQPALFALQCALVRLWRDLGIEPYAVTGHSVGEYAALHAAGALSLDDGLRLTIERGRLMRRRCVPGAMVAAALDRESALALAAEVPGLEVAVTNGERAQVLAGPVEAVDRACALLDERGTPGQRLTVTRAFHTALMEPMLEEFRKILDDVDFRPVRLPFVSALDGVTRPPGWTPDADHFVRHTRAPVRFDEALRGIGAQRPDVLLEIGPHTTLSGLARRALPEVRSLPSLRRGTGLGSLWGAAAGLHCAGAEVGWRVLLDGTGGRRIPLPGYRFQHKDYWTGPESTALSTGRSAREEAEVVQQEAAVARVLHSIVEATARHLGEDPSAIVADASFFDLGADSLQMISVLRELEQEHQVKVTMRQLFEETGTPRRLAEFIVARMPDATGTAPAESTVERAESAAPVTPRITAPEPAPTPTPTPAPAPTPAPAPTPEPTPAATASPSASEYATREELEDLAHKIQQMSQIQLQMMSQLSQLLALQTASVTERLNGKAAK
- a CDS encoding MFS transporter, coding for MRHFRLLVVGNGISAYGSYLNMVALNVFVYDATGSALAAGLFMAVRLATSVVSGWVSGRLVSAHDRKRLMVGADLCQAVALLSLLLAPEGTRPGLLYVLAVVTGGCSTLSQVALRSSIPEIVGAEHRVRANGLLVTGRSLAMIAGFASSGVVVAELGYSAAFALDAATFLVSATVLFLLPVRTRAAEDAVGGGSAESVGAARWTARMLLGTAPLLMAMIAVRAVDGLGSSSHNVALPIYSSGLDPDHPATFISQFWATWALGNIVAQQVIGRVTKKTGRTPGERAFALGACVMSAGFIVVFSGLPTVPAVIAALVAGAADGFTEIVYVSRLQTAPDEQRGRLFGLSASAENTGFGLGMLVSGALLERFSPLQVVASFHGLAIGLCAALLLLLLSRGRTRDPGAEETVGRDRTTATEGHG